The genomic DNA TAGGATACAACATTTCTTGCATACCTGGCCCTCCTTTCGGACCTTCATAACGAATCACCACTACATCACCTGCTTTAATCTTTCCCCCTAATATGGCATCTACTGCCTCTTCCTGACTTTCTAACACTACTGCCGAACCCTTAAATCTTAAGATACTTTCATCTACACCTGCTGTTTTTACTACGCATCCTCTTTGGGCAATATTACCGAATAAGACGGCTAATCCTCCATCCCTAGAGTATGCATGCTCAACATCCCGAATACACCCTTTTTCGCTATCCATATCCAAGCTATCAAACTCATTATCTTGGCTGAAGGCTTTCACACTTCTGATTCCTCCTGGTGCTGCTTTATAAAACTCTTTGGCTTCAATACTGGCTTGATCATCTTTAATATCCCAACACATTAAAGCAACCCCTAAATTTTTGCTATGTACAGTAAGGCATTCTGTATGAATTAAATTTTGACGATTTAATTCCCCTAAAATACGCATCACTCCACCGGCTCGGTGTACGTCTTCCATATAATATTCAGATGAATTGGGTGCTACTTTGCATAAACATGGTACTTGGCGACTTAAACGATCAATATCCGACATTTTAAAATCAACCTGTGCTTCAGCTGCAGTGGCTAATATATGCAAAATCGTATTAGTAGAACCACCCATAGCAATATCCAGACTCATAGCATTTTCAAATGCCTGTTTAGTAGCAATACTTCTAGGTAAAACAGATTCATCACCTTGCTCATAATATTGCTTGGTTAATTCAACAATCCTCTCACCCGCCCGCAAAAATAACTCTTTACGTCTCCTATGAGTGGCTAATAAAGAACCATTACCCGGTAAGGATAACCCTAAAGCTTCTGTTAAGCAGTTCATTGAATTAGCGGTAAACATCCCTGAACAAGAACCACAAGTGGGACATGCTAAATCTTCTACTATAGCAATTTCATTATCAGAAATATTGTCATCAGCTGCATCTACCATAGCATTGATTAAATCCAATTTTTTAATCACAACACCTGAAGAGTTTCGAAGTTTTCCTGATTCCATAGGACCACCAGATACAAAAATGGTAGGAATATTAAGTCTCATAGTGGCTAACAACATACCTGGGGTAATTTTGTCACAATTAGAAATACAAACCAAAGCATCCGCATAATGAGCATTAACCATATATTCAACCGAGTCTGCAATTAAATCTCTACTAGGTAAGCTGTACAACATACCTTCATTGCCCATGGCAATACCGTCATCAATTGCAATGGTATTAAACTCCTTTGCAATACCACCAAATTTTTCGATTTGTTGTACAACCAACTGACCGATATCGTATAAATGCACATGCCCAGGAACAAATTGTGTAAATGAATTAGCAACTGCAATAATCGGCTTACCAAAATCATTATTTTTAACACCTGTTGCTCTCCATAAAGCACGTGCTCCAGCCGCATTACGGCCATGAGTAGATTTTTTTGAACGATATTCTGGCATACTCAGTTCCCTTTATTAATTTAATTATTTTCTAATCAAAGTATAAGATTACCTTATTTTACCAATTTTTCATAGAATCAATATCAAAACAAAATTTTCACTTTAACATCTGTTTGTTATAATGTTAGTTTAGTTTACTCAAGGAAATCTTTATGGTGGTTCACCCTCAATTTGATCCTGTTATATTTACCATTCACCCATTATTTACTATTAGGTGGTATGCACTAACGTACGTTTTAGGTTTTATTGCATTTTTATATTTGGGTAAAAGAAAAATTAATAAACAAGAAGCATATTGTCTTGACTCGATAGACCATTTAGACTCTCTTTTTGTTTATGGTGTTTTTGGCGTTATCTTGGGAGGAAGGCTAGGTTATGTACTTTTTTATAATTCATCCTACTACCTAGACAATCCAGTAAATATTTTAAAAATTTGGGAAGGAGGTATGTCTTTTCATGGTGGGCTCATTGGTGTCATTATTGCCATGATTATTTTTTCTTACCAAAAACACTATAAATTCTTAGAAATTTCAGATTTTGTTGCCCCTTTAGCACCTATTGGTTTAGGTTTAGGTCGGATTGGAAACTTTATTAATGGTGAATTATGGGGTCGTATTACTGGTATCAACCACTTTTGGGCCATGGGATTCCCACAAGCACATAACAGCGATATACGGCTACTACCCACCTTGTCAAAAGATTATTATAAGGCATTCATTGAATATGGTTGTTTACCCAGACATCCATCACAACTATATGAATTTTTACTAGAAGGCGTAGTCTTGTTTTTAATTTTATATTTATTCGCTCGTCAAAAACGGGCATTAGGTCAAATTTCTGCTATATTTTTAATTAGTTATGGTATTTTTAGATTTGCTATCGAATTTAGCCGTGAACCAGATGTTCAATTAGGCTTATTAAGCCTTGGTTTATCTATGGGTCAATGGTTGTGTGTACCTATGATTTTAGCTGGTGTTTTACTCTATGTTTATACTAAAAAACATCCCATTCAATATTGATATTGCAGGATAATAGGCAACAGTGCTAATGGGGTGTTGATTTTAAAATCTTCGCCCCAATCTTCTTCTTTATCTTTCTCACTTAAATAACCCCAACTCGCTAATACTGTTATCATACCAGCATTTTTTCCTGCCTCAATATCTCGCTTAGCATCACCAACATAAATACAATTTTTAGTATCAACCCCCAATTGTTCACACGCAAAGAGCATAGGTTTAGTACTTGGTTTTGCTTCTGAAGTGGTATCCCCACTTACAATCACTTGTGGAGGATATACAAACCCCAATTGATCAATTAATCGATTAGTAAACACTTTTGGTTTATTAGTGACAATACCCCACTTTAACTCCATAGCAATAATCTCTTTAATCAAAGGATTAATTTCCGGAAACAAGATCGTTTTATTTGTGAAAGTTGTTTCATATTGAGCTAAAAATGCCTCTCTCAACTGTAAAAATTCAGAATCAGACTCATCAATATTCATGCCTAATTTTAAAAGTCCCCTTGTCCCATGACTTGCAATTGGTCTGACTAAATCCATCGGTAAAGGTGATAAACCTCTATGTATGAGTAATTGATTTAAAGCACATCCTAAATCAAGTGCCGTATCAGCCAATGTTCCATCTAAATCAAACAAAACCGCTTGTAACATACTTATCACTCTCAATTTATACTACACACTTAAATACCTAATATTCACCCATATAAAAGTACTTCCTAATTAGTCCTTAAATGCAAATGTGAACCAAATCTTTCATCTACAGTATAAAAGATAATTCACACAAATAGGGGTTAAAAAGTTTAATAAGCCATTGATGGGTTTAAAATATGGTAAAAATCTTATTTCCAAATTAACTAAAAATGATACACTAAAAGCCGAGTCAATTGTATTAAATTATTCTATAGAAAAAATAACATATAAAAGCTACATGACTTGCTACACAAATAGAACTTGCTTTTTTGGCTCTATTTGGAAAGAAATCAGGAGAGAAATTGTTATAAATTTCTAGGAATATCTGCTTGCTCAATATTTAAAACTAAATATGTACCTTCCAACGCTCTAGTACTCTCTAGTATCACCAGATACTTTTAGACATATTCTCTAGCTCAACTAACTTTATCTTCACGAACTAATCAAAATGTTCTAATCAACCAAACAAACACATATTAATTATGCAGTAATTGATTTTGCAAAACTAGTTATACCATTAGAAATAGATTTTGCTATTTTTAAACGAAAACTTTCAGTCTTCAACAAATCTTCTTCGGTTTTATTGGAGATAAAAGCAGTTTCTACTAGTACAGAAGTAATATCCGGAGCCTTTAAAACAGCAAAATTCGCTTGATCTACATATTCTTTATGTAATTTATTTACTTTTCCTAATTCTTTTAAGATTAAAGCACCTAATTTTAAACTCCTGTTGATAGTGGCTGTCTGTGTCAAATCAAACAAAGTATTATCTACATTTTTATCACCAACTTTTTTGACACCACCAATCTCATCCGACTGATTTTGAGTTTTAGCTAGATATTTAGCAGCCTCACTAGTCGCACCTTTTTGGCTCAGGGCATATACCCCAGTGCCTCGAGCTGAAGGTTTAGTAAAAGCATCTGCGTGAATAGATACAAAAATATGTGCCTTTAGTTGCCTTGCCTTTGCCACTCTTACTCTCAATGGAATAAATACATCCTCATTTCGAGTCATATAAACTTTAAAACCTTTATTACGCAACTCTGTGCGTACCTTTCTGGCAATATTCAATACTACATCTTTTTCACGCGTTCCTTTAGTGCCAATAGCCCCCGGATCTTCACCACCATGTCCTGGATCTAAAACAATGATTGTATCTCTAATACTTCTTGATTTAGATATATTGACCATGGATTTAGATGTAGAAGCCACAGCGTTCTTGGCTGTTTTCTTACTAGATGAATCACTATCTGCTTCCTTATTCGATACAATAGGAGGATAAACAGTCGTAATAGAGCTCTTATTATTTGTAATCTGACTTATTTTCTCCCCTAGAATATCTCTACCATTATTTTGTACAACTACAGAGGTAGATGTATGAGTAGTAGTCCCATAACTTGATACTTGACCTTTATTATACTCTTGTAATAAAACTAATAATGGATCATCATCACCTGCTACAGAAGCAGGGTATAAATCGATAACCAAACGA from Neisseriaceae bacterium includes the following:
- a CDS encoding prolipoprotein diacylglyceryl transferase; the protein is MVVHPQFDPVIFTIHPLFTIRWYALTYVLGFIAFLYLGKRKINKQEAYCLDSIDHLDSLFVYGVFGVILGGRLGYVLFYNSSYYLDNPVNILKIWEGGMSFHGGLIGVIIAMIIFSYQKHYKFLEISDFVAPLAPIGLGLGRIGNFINGELWGRITGINHFWAMGFPQAHNSDIRLLPTLSKDYYKAFIEYGCLPRHPSQLYEFLLEGVVLFLILYLFARQKRALGQISAIFLISYGIFRFAIEFSREPDVQLGLLSLGLSMGQWLCVPMILAGVLLYVYTKKHPIQY
- a CDS encoding AMIN domain-containing protein — its product is MDSKISRRDILKAIGGTLLFSIMSTSVSMATRSANFVAVRVWPASAYTRVTIESQQPLDYKYFHLESPDRLVLDILNSHLDEVIKSISVKVLERDPYIAKARVGQYDNNTVRIVFDLKEKINPQLFTLKPVSEFKNRLVIDLYPASVAGDDDPLLVLLQEYNKGQVSSYGTTTHTSTSVVVQNNGRDILGEKISQITNNKSSITTVYPPIVSNKEADSDSSSKKTAKNAVASTSKSMVNISKSRSIRDTIIVLDPGHGGEDPGAIGTKGTREKDVVLNIARKVRTELRNKGFKVYMTRNEDVFIPLRVRVAKARQLKAHIFVSIHADAFTKPSARGTGVYALSQKGATSEAAKYLAKTQNQSDEIGGVKKVGDKNVDNTLFDLTQTATINRSLKLGALILKELGKVNKLHKEYVDQANFAVLKAPDITSVLVETAFISNKTEEDLLKTESFRLKIAKSISNGITSFAKSITA
- the ilvD gene encoding dihydroxy-acid dehydratase yields the protein MPEYRSKKSTHGRNAAGARALWRATGVKNNDFGKPIIAVANSFTQFVPGHVHLYDIGQLVVQQIEKFGGIAKEFNTIAIDDGIAMGNEGMLYSLPSRDLIADSVEYMVNAHYADALVCISNCDKITPGMLLATMRLNIPTIFVSGGPMESGKLRNSSGVVIKKLDLINAMVDAADDNISDNEIAIVEDLACPTCGSCSGMFTANSMNCLTEALGLSLPGNGSLLATHRRRKELFLRAGERIVELTKQYYEQGDESVLPRSIATKQAFENAMSLDIAMGGSTNTILHILATAAEAQVDFKMSDIDRLSRQVPCLCKVAPNSSEYYMEDVHRAGGVMRILGELNRQNLIHTECLTVHSKNLGVALMCWDIKDDQASIEAKEFYKAAPGGIRSVKAFSQDNEFDSLDMDSEKGCIRDVEHAYSRDGGLAVLFGNIAQRGCVVKTAGVDESILRFKGSAVVLESQEEAVDAILGGKIKAGDVVVIRYEGPKGGPGMQEMLYPTSYLKSKGLDKSCALLTDGRFSGGTSGLSIGHVSPEAAEKGNIALVENGDIIEIDIPNRRIELLISDEQLQQRQEKMQAKRKNAWKPCSRQRKVSNALKAYAAMATSADRGAIRDVLQLEE
- a CDS encoding HAD-IA family hydrolase, whose protein sequence is MLQAVLFDLDGTLADTALDLGCALNQLLIHRGLSPLPMDLVRPIASHGTRGLLKLGMNIDESDSEFLQLREAFLAQYETTFTNKTILFPEINPLIKEIIAMELKWGIVTNKPKVFTNRLIDQLGFVYPPQVIVSGDTTSEAKPSTKPMLFACEQLGVDTKNCIYVGDAKRDIEAGKNAGMITVLASWGYLSEKDKEEDWGEDFKINTPLALLPIILQYQY